From Channa argus isolate prfri chromosome 18, Channa argus male v1.0, whole genome shotgun sequence, the proteins below share one genomic window:
- the LOC137103364 gene encoding calcium-binding protein P-like, with product MMGRFCEMLLVSFLIMTLLHTESTWAKRGSSSSSSSTSSSSSKKPSKPSSSQPGSYPRQPQSPNRNTNPYPPGGSYPHPGTGNTNPGGYPRQNPPSYPGAGGNPNQHPGRVNPGGYPNQPAGGYPAAGGYPNQYPPAGGYPAGGGYPNQYPGRGGTGQGGYNQYPAAGGYPNQSPGRNYPNQYPAAGGYPAAGGYPAGGGYPVQSPGRGGYPNQAVNPGGYPGGYPGGYPGGYPNWNPNNKILSPRYGGGGGGYGGYGTGGSPFSRSVQSMGYQPKSTGFAKKAMMAAGVGAVAGMAIGYGLGRFPRPHFSFRNPEEEHFYNNYMYKQYGSRSTDQRDFGRDYVYKPPPRAVTYESFMAKCMNRTDLLKDQGNSSNTPSTNSDKEDDDTVSIEEIGYPALIDQIKTRRCLEEYMVYSEKFLQERKAEERSQLSHSSPLGSGVIQLFTSFFMLLSSMFLLQ from the coding sequence ATGATGGGGAGGTTTTGTGAAATGCTGCTTGTATCCTTTCTTATTATGACTCTCCTGCACACTGAATCAACTTGGGCTAAAAGaggtagcagcagcagcagcagtagtaccagcagcagcagcagcaagaaaCCATCAAAACCATCCAGCTCTCAGCCAGGTAGCTATCCCCGACAGCCTCAAAGTCCCAATCGAAATACCAATCCATATCCTCCTGGGGGAAGTTACCCACACCCAGGAACAGGCAACACTAACCCAGGGGGGTATCCCAGACAAAACCCACCAAGTTATCCAGGGGCTGGTGGTAACCCTAACCAGCATCCTGGTAGAGTCAATCCTGGAGGTTATCCAAACCAGCCTGCAGGTGGGTACCCAGCTGCTGGAGGTTATCCTAACCAATATCCACCTGCTGGAGGCTACCCAGCAGGAGGTGGGTACCCCAACCAATATCCAGGCAGAGGTGGTACCGGCCAAGGAGGGTATAACCAGTACCCGGCTGCAGGAGGTTATCCTAACCAGAGTCCAGGAAGGAATTATCCTAATCAGTATCCAGCTGCAGGTGGTTACCCAGCTGCAGGTGGCTACCCAGCTGGAGGTGGCTATCCTGTCCAAAGCCCAGGTAGGGGAGGCTACCCTAACCAGGCGGTAAATCCAGGGGGTTATCCTGGTGGTTATCCTGGTGGTTACCCTGGTGGTTACCCCAACTGGAACCCAAATAATAAGATCTTGAGTCCACGTtatggtggaggaggaggtggataTGGTGGTTATGGGACGGGGGGTTCTCCTTTCTCTCGTTCTGTGCAGAGTATGGGATACCAGCCCAAATCTACAGGCTTTGCTAAAAAAGCCATGATGGCAGCCGGTGTTGGTGCTGTGGCTGGAATGGCTATTGGATATGGACTTGGGCGCTTTCCACGACCACATTTCAGTTTCCGCAACCCTGAAGAAGAGCACTTCTACAACAACTATATGTACAAGCAATATGGCTCTCGCTCCACAGATCAGAGAGACTTTGGCCGTGATTACGTCTACAAGCCTCCACCACGAGCAGTGACTTACGAGAGCTTCATGGCTAAATGTATGAACAGGACTGACCTTCTTAAAGACCAGGGGAACAGCTCTAACACTCCTTCGACCAACAGTGATAAGGAAGATGATGACACAGTAAGCATCGAGGAGATTGGATACCCCGCTCTAATTGATCAAATTAAAACCCGGCGATGTCTTGAAGAGTACATGGTGTATTCTGAAAAGTTTCTGCAGGAACGAAAAGCTGAAGAACGATCCCAGCTTAGTCACAGCAGCCCTTTGGGTTCTGGGGTGATTCAGCTTTTTACTTCCTTCTTTATGCTACTGTCCAGCATGTTCCTGCTCCAGTAA